Proteins co-encoded in one Arachis hypogaea cultivar Tifrunner chromosome 11, arahy.Tifrunner.gnm2.J5K5, whole genome shotgun sequence genomic window:
- the LOC112720088 gene encoding chaperone protein dnaJ 11, chloroplastic, with translation MPAILSLSTVPAVNFSFSSNNRASNERFRRRSPIRAVASPVPATSASLYEVLRVEQDASVMEIKSAFRSLAKLYHPDVVAVRRLPDSDGGSGTDDGDFIVIRNAYETLSDSSARAMYDLSLASRRRRFPEPLSVKRNSDHYSTRRWETDQCW, from the coding sequence ATGCCGGCAATACTCAGCCTATCCACCGTTCCCGCTGTCAACTTCTCCTTCTCTAGCAACAACCGAGCTTCCAACGAAAGATTCCGCCGCCGTAGTCCGATCCGCGCCGTCGCTTCTCCAGTGCCGGCCACATCGGCTAGCCTCTACGAGGTTTTGCGAGTCGAGCAGGATGCGTCGGTGATGGAGATCAAGTCTGCCTTCCGGAGCCTGGCGAAGCTCTACCACCCCGACGTTGTGGCCGTGAGGCGGTTGCCGGATTCTGACGGCGGTTCCGGCACGGACGACGGCGACTTCATCGTGATACGGAACGCATACGAGACGCTATCGGATTCTTCAGCGAGAGCTATGTACGATCTGTCTCTGGCCTCCCGGCGGCGGAGGTTTCCGGAGCCATTGAGCGTGAAACGGAATTCCGATCATTACTCGACCCGAAGATGGGAAACGGACCAATGCTGGTAG